The proteins below come from a single Mesorhizobium loti genomic window:
- a CDS encoding DUF736 domain-containing protein, whose product MATIGTFTSTGNGFTGTIKTLNLNVKAKLVRVENPSDKGPHFRIFAAANVELGAAWQKVSAEGRDYLSVKLDDPSFPAPIYATLIEVDGEQGLQLIWSRSNRD is encoded by the coding sequence AACGGCTTCACCGGCACGATCAAAACCCTCAACCTCAACGTCAAGGCCAAGCTGGTCCGCGTCGAGAACCCCTCGGACAAGGGCCCGCACTTCCGCATCTTCGCGGCGGCGAATGTCGAATTGGGCGCCGCCTGGCAGAAGGTCTCCGCAGAAGGCCGTGACTACCTCTCGGTCAAGCTGGACGACCCGAGCTTCCCCGCTCCGATCTACGCCACCCTGATCGAAGTTGACGGCGAGCAAGGCCTGCAGCTGATCTGGTCCCGATCAAACCGGGACTGA
- a CDS encoding CopG family transcriptional regulator, whose product MRTKEGDMRTTLAIDDDVLVAAKAMARQQDRSVGEIITDLARRSLRRPQAGGERNGIPLLSPRPDAPPVTLETVNALRDELP is encoded by the coding sequence ATGCGAACCAAGGAGGGCGATATGAGAACGACACTGGCGATCGATGACGACGTCCTGGTCGCGGCCAAGGCCATGGCCCGGCAGCAAGATCGCAGCGTGGGCGAGATCATCACCGATCTCGCCCGGCGCTCGCTGCGCCGCCCGCAGGCCGGCGGCGAGCGCAACGGGATTCCTCTGCTGTCGCCTCGGCCGGATGCCCCTCCTGTCACGCTTGAGACGGTCAACGCCTTACGTGACGAGCTGCCGTGA